Proteins found in one Actinokineospora alba genomic segment:
- a CDS encoding ABC transporter ATP-binding protein, producing MTALLEVRNLSVAYGAIEAVRDVSFSVEEGQIVSLIGSNGAGKTTTLRTISGLLRPKAGDILFEGKSIADAAAHEILEKGVSHCPEGRRLFGRMTVEENLHLGAYVRKDNGVAKDMERVYELFPVLGQRRNQKAGLFSGGEQQMLAIGRAMMSKPRLLMLDEPSMGLSPIMTQRIFDTISELQSQGTTILLVEQNALAALALSDRGYVVDLGRTTLEGPGHDLLADTRVRAAYLGED from the coding sequence GTGACCGCACTGCTAGAGGTACGCAACCTCAGCGTCGCCTACGGCGCGATCGAAGCCGTCCGGGACGTCTCGTTCTCCGTCGAAGAGGGCCAGATCGTCAGCCTCATCGGCAGCAACGGCGCGGGCAAGACCACGACGCTGCGCACCATCTCCGGGCTCCTGCGGCCCAAGGCGGGCGACATCCTGTTCGAGGGGAAGTCGATCGCCGACGCCGCCGCGCACGAGATCCTGGAAAAGGGTGTGTCGCACTGCCCCGAGGGACGGCGGCTCTTCGGCCGAATGACGGTCGAGGAGAACCTGCACCTGGGCGCCTACGTCCGCAAGGACAACGGCGTCGCGAAGGACATGGAGCGGGTCTACGAACTGTTCCCGGTGCTCGGACAGCGCCGCAACCAGAAGGCGGGCCTGTTCTCCGGTGGTGAGCAGCAGATGCTCGCCATCGGCCGGGCGATGATGTCCAAGCCGCGCCTGCTCATGCTCGACGAGCCCTCGATGGGGTTGTCGCCGATCATGACCCAGCGCATCTTCGACACCATCTCCGAGCTGCAGTCGCAGGGCACGACGATCCTGCTGGTCGAGCAGAACGCCCTGGCTGCTCTCGCCTTGTCCGACCGCGGTTACGTGGTCGACCTGGGTCGTACGACGCTGGAAGGCCCGGGTCACGACCTGCTGGCCGACACCCGTGTGCGTGCGGCCTACCTCGGCGAGGACTAG
- a CDS encoding ABC transporter ATP-binding protein — protein sequence MTTTSNTPVLSATDVTMIFGGLTALKNVNIELHEGQILGLIGPNGAGKTTFFNCLTGLYTPSRGSVRLKGRTLPSDPAAVTVAGVARTFQNIRLFPSMTALENVLVGRHSRMKQGPLASLFHGPAFKKGEADARKRGLELLDFVGLSGLDDELARNLPYGDQRRLEIARALATDPAVLLLDEPTAGMNPQETEAARQLIFAIRGLGIAVVVIEHDTKFIFSLCDHVSVLVQGELLVEGTPEVVRADPRVIEAYLGKPPEEVQAEVLGYASETHHRDSAAERTAIMEPIRDPRPNEGGQQ from the coding sequence ATGACCACGACGAGCAACACGCCGGTGCTCTCGGCGACCGACGTCACGATGATCTTCGGTGGTCTGACCGCGCTCAAGAACGTCAACATCGAGCTGCACGAGGGCCAGATCCTCGGGCTGATCGGTCCCAACGGCGCGGGCAAGACCACGTTCTTCAACTGCCTCACCGGCCTCTACACCCCGAGCCGCGGCTCGGTCCGGCTCAAGGGGCGCACGCTGCCCAGCGACCCGGCCGCGGTCACCGTCGCGGGTGTGGCGCGCACGTTCCAGAACATCCGGCTGTTCCCCAGCATGACCGCGCTGGAGAACGTCCTGGTGGGACGGCACTCGCGGATGAAGCAGGGCCCCCTCGCGTCGCTGTTCCACGGCCCCGCGTTCAAGAAGGGCGAGGCCGACGCGCGGAAGCGCGGCCTGGAGCTGCTCGACTTCGTCGGTCTGTCCGGTCTGGACGACGAACTCGCGCGGAACCTGCCCTACGGCGACCAGCGCCGCCTGGAGATCGCCCGAGCACTGGCCACCGACCCGGCCGTCCTGCTGCTCGACGAGCCGACGGCGGGCATGAACCCGCAGGAGACCGAGGCCGCCCGACAGCTGATCTTCGCGATCCGCGGGCTGGGCATCGCCGTGGTGGTCATCGAGCACGACACGAAGTTCATCTTCTCGCTGTGTGACCACGTGTCGGTTCTCGTGCAGGGCGAACTGCTCGTGGAGGGCACCCCCGAGGTCGTCCGCGCTGACCCCCGGGTCATCGAGGCCTACCTCGGCAAGCCCCCGGAGGAGGTCCAGGCGGAGGTGCTCGGCTACGCGTCGGAAACCCATCATCGGGACAGCGCGGCTGAGCGCACCGCGATCATGGAGCCGATCCGCGATCCACGCCCCAACGAGGGAGGACAGCAGTGA
- a CDS encoding branched-chain amino acid ABC transporter permease has product MSLKETLSPALARTLTIVGGVLAIIAALLPWVTFTLNDGAYPDKATLQFFDAPFAVSGFRLHTLLLGIAVLVVVFTPLKVRNRVQRALGWGLLGVAIINTLFILFGGGGLGAITAIDGKYAFGGIVAIVAGVLIVVSANAGEIEPIPHWDTKVHFLVAYAVLVVAFVGLLLIVAMMLNAGGQGGVGNPYAGPIFLSLLGFLAGALGALHGIGLTGWISRLSDEHKWFSIIVLLACALALPFTEAGTDYWMTTAANIGVYAATAIGLNIVVGLAGLLDLGYVAFLGIGAFVAANFSGAVTSKLGIEGELPFIVAAIIAAVVAGIFGAVVGSPTLRVRGDYLAIVTLAFGEIFKKSAQNDIGGLTGGANAIPGVPPLSAFGKGFDDSLTIGAVKLPSGVLYYVLIVVLVALVMVVFANLKNSRIGRAWIAIREDEDAARAMGIKTGQAKILAFLIGATLAGVAGAVFAHKTSTVAYDSFQFIESVTLLAAVILGGMGSIPGAVLGAALLLVLPEKLREFSDYRLILFGFALVLIMRFRPQGLVPDRHRRAELANEGAEGRPIEELNVPDDTPGGAKAEVAR; this is encoded by the coding sequence ATGAGCCTCAAGGAGACATTGAGCCCGGCGCTCGCGCGGACGCTCACCATCGTCGGTGGCGTGCTCGCGATCATCGCGGCGCTGCTGCCGTGGGTGACGTTCACCCTCAATGACGGCGCCTACCCCGACAAGGCCACCCTGCAGTTCTTCGACGCGCCGTTCGCGGTGAGCGGGTTCCGCCTGCACACGCTGCTGCTGGGCATCGCGGTGCTGGTGGTCGTGTTCACCCCGCTCAAGGTCCGCAACCGGGTGCAGCGCGCGCTCGGCTGGGGCCTGCTCGGGGTGGCGATCATCAACACCCTGTTCATCCTGTTCGGCGGCGGCGGCCTCGGCGCGATCACCGCGATCGACGGCAAGTACGCCTTCGGCGGCATCGTCGCCATCGTCGCCGGCGTGCTGATCGTCGTCTCGGCCAACGCCGGGGAGATCGAGCCCATCCCGCACTGGGACACCAAGGTTCATTTCTTGGTCGCCTACGCGGTGTTGGTGGTCGCGTTCGTCGGTCTGCTGCTGATCGTGGCGATGATGCTCAACGCCGGTGGACAGGGCGGTGTCGGCAACCCGTACGCGGGCCCGATCTTCCTGTCGCTGCTGGGCTTCCTGGCAGGCGCGCTCGGCGCGCTGCACGGGATCGGCCTGACCGGCTGGATCTCGCGGCTGTCGGACGAGCACAAGTGGTTCAGCATCATCGTGCTGCTGGCCTGCGCGCTGGCGCTGCCGTTCACCGAGGCGGGCACCGACTACTGGATGACCACCGCGGCCAACATCGGCGTCTACGCCGCGACCGCGATCGGTCTGAACATCGTCGTCGGCCTCGCCGGTCTGCTCGACCTCGGTTATGTGGCGTTCCTGGGCATCGGCGCGTTCGTCGCGGCGAACTTCTCCGGTGCGGTGACGTCCAAGCTGGGCATCGAGGGTGAGCTGCCGTTCATCGTGGCCGCGATCATCGCCGCGGTCGTCGCGGGCATCTTCGGCGCGGTGGTCGGCTCGCCGACGCTGCGCGTGCGAGGTGACTACCTGGCGATCGTGACGCTGGCCTTCGGTGAGATCTTCAAGAAGTCGGCGCAGAACGACATCGGCGGCCTGACCGGTGGCGCGAACGCGATCCCCGGTGTGCCGCCGCTGAGCGCGTTCGGCAAGGGCTTCGACGACTCGCTGACCATCGGCGCGGTCAAGCTGCCCTCGGGTGTCCTGTACTACGTGCTGATCGTCGTGCTCGTCGCGCTGGTCATGGTCGTGTTCGCGAACCTGAAGAACTCGCGGATCGGCCGTGCCTGGATCGCGATCCGCGAGGACGAGGACGCCGCGCGCGCCATGGGTATCAAGACCGGGCAGGCGAAGATCCTCGCCTTCCTGATCGGCGCGACCCTGGCCGGTGTGGCCGGTGCGGTGTTCGCGCACAAGACCTCGACGGTGGCCTACGACAGCTTCCAGTTCATCGAGTCGGTCACGCTGCTCGCGGCGGTCATCCTCGGCGGCATGGGGTCCATCCCCGGCGCCGTCCTGGGTGCGGCGCTGCTGCTGGTGCTGCCGGAGAAGCTGCGTGAGTTCTCCGACTACCGCCTGATCCTGTTCGGCTTCGCGCTCGTGCTGATCATGCGGTTCCGCCCGCAAGGCCTGGTGCCCGACCGGCACCGACGTGCCGAGTTGGCCAACGAGGGCGCCGAAGGGCGGCCGATCGAGGAGCTCAACGTGCCCGACGACACCCCCGGCGGCGCCAAGGCGGAGGTGGCCCGATGA
- a CDS encoding branched-chain amino acid ABC transporter permease: protein MATLLQQLINGLVLGGLIALIALGYTMVYGIIQLINFAHGEVFMVGGFASLATYSYVLPDSWKSDWWVALPLMALGGALVAVILAVIMERFAYRPLRNAPRLAPLITALGVSVVLKEAVRLWYPGATAPVPFPRVFIDKQYTLEVFGGTITIGSTALLMIAVSIVGAVVLQTYITKSRMGRAMRATAQDPDTARLMGVNPNRTIVLTFVIGAALAGIAGVLYGIQITNVDTEVGFLYGIFAFTAAVLGGVGSIKGAVIGGFAIGIVKTLSGQYMPGGTQYDLVWIFVILIAVLVFRPQGLFGEPERVRA, encoded by the coding sequence GTGGCCACGCTGCTACAGCAGCTTATTAACGGCCTCGTGCTGGGCGGCTTGATCGCGCTCATCGCGCTGGGCTACACGATGGTGTACGGCATCATCCAGTTGATCAACTTCGCCCATGGCGAGGTCTTCATGGTGGGCGGGTTCGCCTCGCTCGCGACTTACTCCTATGTCCTGCCCGATAGCTGGAAGAGCGACTGGTGGGTCGCTCTTCCTTTGATGGCTCTTGGTGGTGCGCTCGTCGCCGTGATCCTTGCGGTGATCATGGAACGGTTCGCCTACCGTCCGCTGCGCAACGCGCCCCGGCTGGCTCCGTTGATCACCGCGCTCGGGGTCTCGGTCGTTCTGAAGGAAGCGGTCCGCCTGTGGTACCCGGGCGCGACCGCTCCGGTCCCGTTCCCGCGGGTCTTCATCGACAAGCAGTACACCCTTGAGGTCTTCGGCGGCACGATCACCATCGGGTCGACCGCGTTGCTGATGATCGCGGTCTCGATCGTCGGTGCGGTGGTCCTGCAGACCTACATCACCAAGTCCCGGATGGGCCGAGCCATGCGCGCCACCGCGCAGGACCCGGACACCGCCCGGCTGATGGGCGTCAACCCGAACCGCACGATCGTGTTGACCTTCGTCATCGGTGCCGCCCTTGCGGGCATCGCGGGCGTGCTCTACGGCATCCAGATCACCAACGTCGACACCGAAGTCGGCTTCCTCTACGGCATCTTCGCGTTCACCGCGGCGGTGCTGGGCGGCGTCGGCAGCATCAAGGGCGCGGTCATCGGCGGGTTCGCCATCGGGATCGTCAAGACGCTGTCGGGCCAGTACATGCCCGGCGGGACGCAGTACGACCTGGTGTGGATCTTCGTCATCCTGATCGCGGTGTTGGTGTTCCGGCCGCAGGGTCTGTTCGGTGAGCCGGAAAGGGTGCGCGCATGA
- a CDS encoding MerR family transcriptional regulator: MLPFLTKQCITGVPVPDVRVCAALCRQGPVTVAPRKEILERHRDDVRERIRQLLGCLDILDYKIDNYDRLARSQEASA, encoded by the coding sequence GTGCTGCCGTTCCTGACCAAGCAGTGCATAACCGGCGTGCCTGTCCCGGACGTGCGCGTGTGCGCCGCCCTGTGCAGGCAGGGACCGGTCACCGTGGCTCCGCGCAAGGAAATCCTGGAGCGGCACCGCGACGACGTCCGCGAGCGCATCCGCCAGTTGCTCGGGTGCCTCGACATCCTCGACTACAAGATCGACAATTACGACCGCCTCGCGCGGTCCCAGGAGGCTTCTGCATGA
- a CDS encoding aldo/keto reductase has protein sequence MNTRLLRDLRVGAQGLGCLGMSGFYGKTDDTESIATIHAALDNGVTLLDTADMYGPHTNEVLVGKAIADRRDQVVLATKFGVVHDPANAKARNLRGDAAYVRTACEASLKRLGVDHIDLYYQHRVDPNTPIEETVGAMAELVREGKVRHLGLSEAGAQTIRRANAVHPITALQSEWSLWTRDLEDEVLPVARELGIGIVAYSPLGRGFLTGRFTSRADLPEGDQRDQFQPRFTEGNFEQNLGIAERLRAMAAERGVTAGQLALAWVHSRGVDVVPIPGTKRRTYLLENLAAVDLILTPEDIKALEAAVPTPAGARYLPEYLSTTNR, from the coding sequence ATGAACACCCGTTTGTTGCGTGATTTGCGAGTCGGCGCCCAGGGGCTCGGCTGCCTGGGGATGAGCGGGTTCTACGGCAAGACCGACGACACCGAGTCGATCGCCACCATCCACGCCGCGCTCGACAACGGCGTCACCCTGCTCGACACCGCGGACATGTACGGCCCGCACACCAACGAGGTTCTGGTCGGCAAGGCCATCGCCGACCGTCGCGACCAGGTCGTCCTGGCCACGAAGTTCGGCGTCGTCCACGACCCGGCCAACGCCAAAGCTCGGAACTTGCGCGGCGACGCGGCGTACGTCCGGACCGCATGCGAGGCCTCATTGAAGCGGCTCGGGGTGGACCACATCGACCTGTACTACCAGCATCGGGTCGACCCGAACACGCCGATCGAGGAGACCGTCGGGGCGATGGCGGAGCTGGTGCGGGAGGGCAAGGTCCGCCACCTCGGCCTGTCGGAGGCGGGCGCGCAGACCATCCGCCGGGCGAACGCCGTCCACCCGATCACGGCACTGCAGAGCGAGTGGTCGCTGTGGACCCGGGACCTGGAGGACGAGGTCCTGCCGGTCGCGCGCGAGTTGGGTATCGGCATCGTGGCGTACTCCCCGCTGGGCCGCGGCTTCCTGACCGGGCGGTTCACCTCGCGGGCCGATCTGCCCGAGGGCGACCAGCGCGACCAGTTCCAGCCGCGCTTCACCGAGGGCAACTTCGAGCAGAACCTGGGCATCGCCGAACGGCTGCGCGCCATGGCCGCCGAGCGTGGGGTCACCGCGGGCCAACTTGCCTTGGCGTGGGTGCACAGCCGCGGCGTTGACGTCGTCCCGATCCCGGGCACGAAGCGTCGCACGTATCTGTTGGAGAATCTCGCCGCCGTCGATCTGATTCTCACCCCAGAGGACATCAAAGCCCTGGAAGCGGCCGTGCCGACACCGGCGGGTGCCCGCTACCTCCCGGAATACCTCAGCACCACCAACCGCTAG